TATCACCAAGACATCTTACGCATCTATTTTTATAAATTGCTTCAAGCATTTTACTCCTTAATTTATGAACAACTATTTATTGATTGTAATCAATGATTAATAACAAAATAATAACTAAAATTCATTAAAACTAAAAAAAGGAGCAAAAATGTTTGGATTATTTGGAAATAAAAACACTACACCTAAAAAAGAATCTTGTGAGTTACCATTTATTTGTTGGCAATGTGAAATGAGTGCACCTGGTGGATGTGGTAGTCATGGTGAAAGTAAAGGTGTTTGTGGAAAAGATGCAACAAAAGCAAGACTTCAAGATTTAATGACTTATGGACTAAGGGGTCTATCTGCATATAGAGAACACGCAAGAGAATTAATTGAAAAGTTTGGAGATAAAGCTGAGTGGAAAACAATGATGGAAATTGATGATGTAACAAGTGAAACTTTATACTTTACTCTTACAAATGTAAACTTTAATTTTGATGAACATATAAATCAACTTATGAAAGTTGGAAATGCTGGTGTTAAAGTTATGGACTTACTTGCTAATTTACATACAAAAGCACTTGGAATACCAACTCCTGTGGAAGTTACTCAAAATAAAGCTGAGGGAAAAGGTATTTTAGTTTCGGGACATAATCTTGATATGCTTGAAAAATTACTAAAAAGAATTGAAGAGAGAGGTCTTAGCGATAAAATAAATGTATATACTCACTCAGAAATGCTACCAGCTCATGGATATCCTCATTTAAGAAAATATAAAAACCTAAAAGGAAACATTGGTAAAGCATGGTATGACCAAACTGATGTATTTAGTAAATGGAATGGTACATGTGTTGTTAATACAAATTGTATTGTCCCACCTGAAAAATCACCAAAAGTTAAAAATTATATTGATAGACTTTATACTTATAAAATTGTAGGTATAGAAGGTGCTAAAAAAATAGAAAATGATAATTTTGACCCATTAATTGACCATACACTACAACTTCCTGATGTAGAAGGATTTGATAGTCATGAAAAAATCTCAACAGGACATCATTATAAAACTGTTCTTGAAGCATATGGTAGTAAAGTTCTTGATGCTATTAAAGAAGGAAAATTAAAAAGAGTATGGGTAATTGCAGGATGTGATGCGCCAGGTAGAAAAAGAGATTATTTTAGAGAATTAGCTCTTGCAGTTCCAAAAGATCATATAATAATTACAAGTAGCTGTGGTAAATTTAGATTTAATGATGTAGATTTTGGAGTAGTACCAGGAACTGATATTCCAAGATATATTGACCTTGGACAATGTAACGATAGTAATGGTGCAGTTCATATTGCTCTTGCAGTTGCACAAGCTCTTGGCATAAAAGATGTAAATGAATTACCTGTATCAATTGCTCTTATGTGGATGGAACAAAAAGCAATTATTATTTTACTTGCTCTACTTAGTCTTGGTATAAAAGATATCTATATCGGACCAAATGCTCCACAATTTGCAAATGAAGATATTGTTAATTTCTTAGTTCAAAACTTTAACCTTGGAGTTATTAGTGGAGATATCCATAAAGATTTTGGCAAGGAATTAGCTTCTTGATTTAAATCAAGGCTAATTTTTTTCTTTTTATTATAATAAACTAAAAAAAGGGTATTTATGGATATCAAAATGTAGCATTTGAGCCAATGAATGAAGTTCACAAAAACGAAGTTAAAATTTTAAAAAATTTACTAAAATCACTTGAGACAAATGAAAATATTGAAAAAAATTTTGCATTATTTTTAGAAGATGTAAAAAAATATTTTAATGAAGTTTTTATTCCTTGGTTACGCAATCACATCGAAACAATGGATACAGTAACTGCTGGATTTTTTGATATGGTAAAAGCTACTGTTTAATACTTTTTTTTCCCCCCTCTTTTTTGATAGTATTTCAATAATATTTGATGAAAAAGGCGGGGGGGTATGAAAAAATATTTTGTTCAAAACGGCAGTTTACAATGTTCATATTGTGGAGTTGGATGTAATTTAACAGTAAATAATTCAAAAATCAGAGGTAAAAAATGTGCAAAAGGTGCAAATTTAATAGAACCTCTCAAACACAATCGTCTTACAAAACCTCTATATAGAACAAACAAAAACTCAAAATTTAAAGAAATCAGCTGGGATGAAGCTTATGAAATATTAATAAATGCAATATCAAAATTTTCAGAAAAAAGCTACTTTTATATTTCCGGTCAATTACAAATGGAAGATATGTATGTTATTAATAAATTCGTAAAAGGTGTAATAAAAAATAATAATATTGATGCAAATTCAAGGTTATGTGTTGCTACATTAGGAACAGCTCAAAGAATGGCTTTTGGTGTTGATTTAACTCCTGTAACTTTTGATGATATTGATGAGAGTGATGTTGTGATTTTCTGGGGAAGTAATGCCGCAATCAATCACCCTATTTTATTTGATAAAGTCAGGAAATTAAAAAAAGAAAAACACATAAAAATAATAACAATAGACCCATATGAAACAATTACTGCAAAAAAATCTGATATTTTTATACAAATAAATGCAGGAAGTGATACTGTACTGTTTAATTATATCTTAAAAAAACTTGCAAAAAGAAATTTTATTGATCAAAACTTTATAAATAAATATACTACAAATTTTGAAGAAACATTAAAAGAAGCTAAAAAATATTCTTTAAATGATGTAAAACACATATGTGGAATTGAGAAAGAAGACATAAATACATTAATAGAATTATTTGCAAGTAATAAAAAAATAATAACTATATTTGCTATGGGATTAAATCAGTCTATGAATGGGACATATAAAACGCTTGGACTAATTAATTTACATTTAGCTACAAAAAGAATCGGAAAAAAAGGCGGAGTATTAGGTTTGACTGGTCAGCCTAATGCATATTCAGGGAGAATTATCGGATATTATCCACAAATGCTTCCAGGATTTAGAAGTATTACAAATGAAAAAGATAGAGAATTTGCACAAAACTTTTGGAATCTTGATATAAATGAAAAGCCTGGAGTTAGTATAACAGAAGCAATAGATGAAATTTTAAAAGATAATATTAATTTTATGTGGATAGTAGCTACAAATCCTATTGTTTCACTGCCAAATACAACAAAAGTAAATAAAGCATTAAAAAAGGCTTTTGTTGTAGTTCAAGATATTTATGATGATATCGATACATTAGAATATGCAAACTTAGTATTACCATCATTTAGTAATGGTGAAAAACTTGGT
This Caminibacter mediatlanticus TB-2 DNA region includes the following protein-coding sequences:
- the hcp gene encoding hydroxylamine reductase, with the protein product MFGLFGNKNTTPKKESCELPFICWQCEMSAPGGCGSHGESKGVCGKDATKARLQDLMTYGLRGLSAYREHARELIEKFGDKAEWKTMMEIDDVTSETLYFTLTNVNFNFDEHINQLMKVGNAGVKVMDLLANLHTKALGIPTPVEVTQNKAEGKGILVSGHNLDMLEKLLKRIEERGLSDKINVYTHSEMLPAHGYPHLRKYKNLKGNIGKAWYDQTDVFSKWNGTCVVNTNCIVPPEKSPKVKNYIDRLYTYKIVGIEGAKKIENDNFDPLIDHTLQLPDVEGFDSHEKISTGHHYKTVLEAYGSKVLDAIKEGKLKRVWVIAGCDAPGRKRDYFRELALAVPKDHIIITSSCGKFRFNDVDFGVVPGTDIPRYIDLGQCNDSNGAVHIALAVAQALGIKDVNELPVSIALMWMEQKAIIILLALLSLGIKDIYIGPNAPQFANEDIVNFLVQNFNLGVISGDIHKDFGKELAS
- a CDS encoding molybdopterin oxidoreductase family protein; the encoded protein is MKKYFVQNGSLQCSYCGVGCNLTVNNSKIRGKKCAKGANLIEPLKHNRLTKPLYRTNKNSKFKEISWDEAYEILINAISKFSEKSYFYISGQLQMEDMYVINKFVKGVIKNNNIDANSRLCVATLGTAQRMAFGVDLTPVTFDDIDESDVVIFWGSNAAINHPILFDKVRKLKKEKHIKIITIDPYETITAKKSDIFIQINAGSDTVLFNYILKKLAKRNFIDQNFINKYTTNFEETLKEAKKYSLNDVKHICGIEKEDINTLIELFASNKKIITIFAMGLNQSMNGTYKTLGLINLHLATKRIGKKGGVLGLTGQPNAYSGRIIGYYPQMLPGFRSITNEKDREFAQNFWNLDINEKPGVSITEAIDEILKDNINFMWIVATNPIVSLPNTTKVNKALKKAFVVVQDIYDDIDTLEYANLVLPSFSNGEKLGHMVNSERRLRVCKKIFSVQNTQAKEDWKIFSEVAQKLGYEKQFNYKNSNEIFNEIKEFLKSTDADLENIKNGEIINKQHPFENEDEYIFRHEDKKAKFIPAIFDVYKPLDELSKKEFILISGRIKHTWNSGTKTNKVKSFKKFYETPICLMNEKDMKKLNLKHNDKLVLKRKGINQVFTVIKSNIRKKHIYIPFGYGRAFVRHYVNSFINDRVDPFSKEPDFKYSIVKVNKKFDFKKFFKKNKNICVKNDI